The following proteins are encoded in a genomic region of Sorangiineae bacterium MSr12523:
- a CDS encoding M36 family metallopeptidase — MRHYLTRFGALTAAGALLTALPMCAKESPSESSVTPAGAADEEGARAALAGTPLGQIVSRNAQGNARVILGGLGEDRPTLSVNAETAARVHLLRHAEALGLNEDAVRGAAVTASHAVAGGASIVQFEQRIDGIEVFRSRATVLVDATKHLVSLGSNLSRAGSATNAAKWDFTLPAEAVMGSLYGEHFGLPLAGGSVRDTGPVNGSELRGLAVASPKGTPRVSDATARRVLFPDAYGLTPAYYVEFFARGPKSQENEAFGYVLSAKDGRVLYKTSLTQNEKFKYRVWAETDQGNIPTDGPYKDFSPNPAGVPQKNVRPEFNKTPPLIEIDGFNASKDPWLAADATTTSGNNVDAYSDRTDTHAEDADGNPTGEGDGFGTGDLRADVTAARTFDRLYNTGAAPNASPDQIKAAVTQLFYVNNWMHDYWYDSGFNEASGNAQRDNLGRGGVGNDPLLAEAQDGADFGQANNANMSTPADGKSPKMQMYVWNGVADRKVTTTPAIVFDDAFGAAQFGMQSFNVTGAAVLANDGVVGDPGGSTSDGCEPLTGLAGKIVVVDRGFCSFVIKVKNAQTAGAAGVLVVNNAPGHQIINPAGTDATITIPVLSASLEDGTKVKDALKAGAVNATLYRGGEVLHDGTIDNTVVAHEWGHYLHHRLITCGNKACGGMSEGWADFNALLMVVREGDTIEGSAYPMAQYATATDTYSAYFGIRRAPYSTDLGKNPFTFKHIQGSSTPPDTAPILAGGDMSEVHNVGEIWAQTLFEGYANLQKGAGTFQEKKRRMANYLVAGMKATVVEPSFTEQRDGILAATWAMGNKDDFAALAKGFAKRGMGVGAVSPVTPADPNTDTLEGVTESFEAEKGDLVVSDATVQETDSGSCDHDGVLDAGETGTVTIKVRNIGWVNLKDTKVKVSSDNASITFGNGGEGTVASLDPYEDATVTIPVSIAKDATVKGQVALQLTLTNAAAIKASVLGTLNAVVNFDDAPKSSATDNVESAAPSVWTMTHGTTDLKAWSRRSDGANHVWHGNDTGSSGDESLVSPDLVVGTDDFTISFKHRHAFEYTPAPAGGAVKYWDGGVLEVSEDGGTTWKDVSTYVDPKYPATILKSTSNVLSLQKAWGAMSEGYPAYQPVSLNLAKALSGKTIKVRFRIGTDAGAGAGGWDIDDIAFTGLTNKPFSTQADDQAVCTVAPPDAGAPDSGAPGADAGPQGVPARYTNSDSSCSVGAVGDTSRNLSGVGLFAGLMMLLRRRRNRP; from the coding sequence ATGCGACACTACTTGACCCGATTTGGCGCTCTTACCGCGGCCGGCGCTTTGCTGACCGCCCTTCCCATGTGCGCGAAGGAGTCGCCGAGCGAATCCTCGGTGACTCCGGCCGGTGCCGCCGATGAAGAAGGCGCCCGTGCGGCATTGGCGGGAACTCCTCTGGGCCAGATCGTTTCACGCAATGCGCAAGGCAATGCGCGGGTGATCCTGGGGGGTCTCGGTGAGGACCGCCCAACGCTAAGCGTCAATGCCGAGACGGCCGCTCGCGTCCATTTGCTGCGTCACGCCGAGGCCCTCGGCTTGAACGAGGACGCCGTGCGCGGTGCCGCCGTAACGGCGTCGCATGCGGTTGCCGGCGGTGCGAGCATCGTGCAGTTCGAGCAGCGTATCGACGGCATCGAGGTCTTTCGCTCCCGCGCCACGGTGCTGGTCGACGCCACGAAGCACCTCGTTTCACTCGGCTCCAATTTGAGCAGGGCCGGCTCGGCGACCAACGCGGCCAAATGGGATTTCACGCTCCCGGCCGAAGCCGTGATGGGGAGTCTCTACGGCGAGCATTTCGGCCTGCCATTGGCTGGCGGATCGGTGCGCGATACGGGGCCGGTGAACGGCAGCGAATTGCGCGGCCTGGCCGTGGCCAGCCCGAAGGGCACGCCCCGCGTTTCCGATGCGACGGCAAGGCGGGTGTTGTTCCCCGACGCTTACGGTCTCACGCCCGCGTACTACGTGGAGTTTTTCGCCCGCGGTCCGAAGTCCCAGGAAAATGAAGCATTCGGCTACGTGTTGAGCGCGAAAGACGGGCGCGTTCTGTACAAGACGTCGCTCACGCAGAACGAGAAGTTCAAGTACCGCGTGTGGGCGGAGACCGATCAGGGCAACATTCCCACGGACGGTCCGTACAAGGACTTCTCGCCGAACCCCGCGGGTGTGCCGCAGAAGAACGTGCGGCCCGAGTTCAACAAGACGCCGCCGCTCATCGAGATCGATGGCTTCAATGCCAGCAAGGATCCGTGGCTTGCAGCGGACGCCACCACGACGTCGGGAAACAACGTCGATGCCTACAGCGACCGGACGGACACCCACGCGGAGGACGCCGACGGGAACCCGACCGGCGAGGGCGATGGCTTCGGCACGGGCGACCTGCGGGCGGATGTTACGGCGGCGCGGACGTTCGACCGCCTCTACAACACGGGCGCAGCTCCGAATGCGAGCCCGGATCAGATCAAGGCCGCCGTCACGCAGCTGTTCTACGTGAACAACTGGATGCACGACTACTGGTACGACTCGGGGTTCAACGAGGCGTCCGGCAACGCGCAGCGCGACAACTTGGGCCGCGGAGGCGTGGGCAACGATCCGCTGCTCGCCGAAGCGCAGGACGGCGCCGATTTCGGACAGGCGAACAACGCGAACATGTCCACACCGGCCGACGGAAAGTCGCCGAAGATGCAGATGTACGTGTGGAACGGCGTGGCCGATCGAAAGGTGACCACGACCCCGGCGATCGTGTTCGACGATGCCTTCGGTGCTGCGCAATTCGGCATGCAGTCGTTCAATGTCACGGGCGCTGCGGTGTTGGCCAACGACGGTGTGGTCGGCGATCCCGGTGGCTCGACGAGCGACGGCTGCGAGCCGTTGACCGGGCTCGCCGGAAAGATCGTGGTCGTGGACCGCGGCTTCTGCTCCTTCGTCATCAAAGTGAAGAATGCGCAGACGGCGGGGGCTGCAGGTGTGCTCGTGGTCAACAATGCGCCCGGCCACCAAATCATCAATCCGGCCGGAACGGACGCCACGATCACGATTCCCGTGCTTTCGGCGAGCCTGGAGGATGGGACCAAGGTCAAAGATGCGCTGAAGGCTGGCGCGGTGAACGCGACGCTTTACCGCGGGGGGGAGGTGCTTCACGACGGCACCATCGACAACACCGTCGTGGCGCACGAGTGGGGTCATTATTTGCACCACCGCCTGATCACGTGTGGAAACAAAGCGTGTGGCGGCATGAGCGAGGGGTGGGCCGACTTCAACGCGCTGCTCATGGTTGTTCGCGAGGGCGACACCATCGAGGGCTCGGCGTACCCGATGGCGCAGTATGCGACGGCCACGGATACGTACTCGGCGTATTTCGGTATTCGGCGAGCTCCTTATTCCACGGACTTGGGCAAGAATCCGTTTACGTTCAAGCATATCCAGGGAAGCTCGACCCCGCCCGATACGGCCCCGATCCTCGCCGGTGGGGATATGAGCGAGGTTCACAACGTCGGCGAGATTTGGGCCCAGACCCTCTTCGAGGGATATGCCAATTTGCAAAAAGGCGCGGGCACCTTCCAGGAGAAGAAGCGCCGAATGGCCAATTACCTCGTGGCAGGTATGAAGGCCACGGTGGTCGAGCCGAGCTTTACCGAGCAGCGCGACGGGATCCTCGCGGCGACCTGGGCCATGGGGAACAAGGACGATTTTGCGGCCTTGGCCAAGGGATTCGCCAAGCGCGGTATGGGCGTGGGCGCAGTCTCCCCGGTCACCCCGGCGGATCCGAACACGGATACGCTCGAAGGGGTCACCGAGAGCTTCGAGGCCGAGAAGGGCGATCTGGTCGTCTCCGATGCCACGGTTCAAGAGACGGACAGCGGCTCGTGCGATCACGACGGCGTTCTCGATGCCGGCGAAACGGGCACGGTCACCATCAAGGTGCGCAACATTGGCTGGGTCAACCTCAAGGACACCAAGGTGAAGGTGTCCTCGGACAATGCGAGCATCACGTTCGGCAACGGCGGGGAGGGGACGGTGGCGTCGCTGGATCCGTACGAGGATGCGACCGTTACCATTCCGGTCTCGATTGCCAAGGATGCAACGGTCAAAGGGCAAGTTGCCCTGCAGCTGACCTTGACGAATGCGGCGGCCATCAAGGCGAGCGTGCTTGGCACGCTGAACGCGGTGGTCAACTTCGACGATGCGCCGAAGTCCTCGGCCACCGACAACGTCGAAAGTGCGGCGCCGTCGGTGTGGACGATGACGCATGGGACGACGGACTTGAAGGCGTGGTCGCGTCGCTCCGACGGGGCCAACCACGTATGGCACGGCAACGACACCGGCTCGTCGGGCGACGAGAGCCTCGTGTCGCCCGATTTGGTCGTGGGCACGGACGACTTCACGATTTCGTTCAAGCATCGCCACGCCTTCGAGTACACGCCGGCTCCGGCAGGTGGAGCGGTCAAGTACTGGGATGGCGGTGTGCTCGAGGTGTCCGAAGACGGCGGTACCACGTGGAAGGACGTGAGCACGTACGTCGATCCGAAGTACCCGGCGACGATCCTCAAATCGACGAGCAACGTCCTTTCGCTACAAAAGGCGTGGGGCGCCATGTCCGAAGGCTATCCGGCGTACCAGCCCGTCTCTCTGAACCTGGCGAAGGCGCTGAGCGGAAAGACCATCAAGGTGCGATTCCGCATTGGCACCGACGCGGGGGCCGGCGCAGGCGGCTGGGACATCGACGATATCGCGTTCACGGGGCTCACGAACAAGCCTTTCTCGACGCAGGCAGACGACCAAGCGGTATGCACCGTGGCGCCGCCCGACGCGGGCGCGCCCGACAGCGGCGCGCCGGGTGCCGATGCCGGTCCGCAGGGCGTTCCCGCGCGCTATACCAACTCGGATAGCTCGTGCTCCGTCGGTGCGGTGGGGGATACGAGTCGAAATCTGTCGGGGGTCGGCCTGTTCGCAGGGCTCATGATGCTGCTGCGCCGGCGTCGCAATCGCCCGTGA